The genomic region AGTGCATGGTTGGTGCGGTCAGACATTTTGCATTTGTGTTTGAGCGCTAGGCCCCAAACTTATCCGGTTGTGGGAACTTGACATCACATTTGTCCTAATCAATAGATATGCATCAATGTTGGGGGCTGATGGCGTGTTGTGGGGGACGAAATTAGACGCGGTGACCCGGCACGGGGCGGCCCAGCTGTTGTTGTGGTCCGCATTTTACTACCAGCTTCCCGCCCTATTGCCCCATATGACAGGCGGTGAGCTGTCCTTCAGTGGTATCTCAGGTGCTGTCACCGCCGCGATCCTGGTCTGGGCCGTGCTCATCCCCGTGGCAGGGCGGTTGGTCGACCACGGCCATGGAGTTGTCATGATGCGCCTCGGCGGTGCTCTGGGTGTCGCCCTTCTGGTGCTGATGACCGTCGTGCCCTATGCGAGCGTGCCGCTGGTGATTGTGGCGTTGGGCGTGCCGATGGCCGCCACCCTCTATGACCCCTGTTTCGCGATCCTGTTGCGCACGACCGGACTGGATGCCAGTCGCGCCATAACCACAGTGACGCTGGTGGCGGGCCTTGCCACCTTGCTCAGTTTTCCGTTGGTCATGCTGATTGCCGCCGCATGGCCGTGGCAGGGCGTGGTGCTGGTCTTCGCGGCAATTGCAGCCCTTGGCGTTGCCAGTATCCCCGGCCAAGCCAATGCGCAGGCGTCCGTCCTTTCCGCTCCGGCGTCGCCTGAGAAGCCGCCGCATCGCACCAGATTTGATGTAGCGCTGATTGCCGTGCCATTCGGGCTGGCCATGTTCACCCATGCGGCGCTGTTATTCCTGCTCCCACTGGCATTGCTGAAAGTCAGCAGTGACAACAGCTGGGCCCTCTATTTGCCCGCCATTCTGGGCCCTGCCCAGATTGCCGGGCGCTTGTTGTGGCGCCGCCTGGCGCCGCGAAGTCAGCCCAAGAGTGCGGCGAATGCCATGTTCGCCCTGTTGCTGTTGCCGCCGCTGATCTTGCTGGTGGCGCAATCGCACTGGATGGGGGTCTTGCTGGCGCTGCTAGTGCAAGGTGGGCTCTATGGCATCCACACCGTCTTGCGCCCGCTCGTTGCCGCTTCAGTGCTGCCGCTGTCCAGTCTGGGTCAGACACTTGGTTCGATAGCGACAATTGGTTTGCTGATGATGGCCGCCGCGCCCGCGCTTGGGGGCGTCATGATGCAGAATCTGGGCTATCAGGGGCTGATCGCATCGCTGTTGGCAGTCAATCTGGCCGCGCTCGGTTTTGCGGTTTTCGGGCAGTTTGAATCGCATGGGAGAGCGAGATGGACCCAGTCATAATTGCCGGCGGTGCGATGACGCCGTTCAACCGACGCAAGGACGGCTCGTCCTGGCGCGACTGGGCCAGACAGGCCTTCGAGGCGGCATTGGCCGACGCCAATCTGGAGCGGTCGGACATTGATGCGCTGGTCGTGGCTAGCGAGAGCGACTTCTTCACCCTGCAACTGAACCCGGCCAGCGTGCTGGCCGATGATCTGGCGCTGTTTGGCAAGCCGGTGATGCGTGTCGAAGGTGGCGGTGCGTCGGGTCACCTCGCGGTGCAGGCGGCGGTGATGCAGGTGCTTTCCGGTCAGGCGGCCCGTGTCGCGGTGCTTGGTGTCGAGGCGCTGGCAGCCCATCTGCCCGGCACCACCGTGTCCGCTCTCTACGGGCTGTCGTTCGACGCCTGGACGGACGGAATGACTGGCGTCGATTCCACCGCGCTTTATGCCTTGTCCGCTCTGGCATTTCAGGAGCGAACCGGCGCCAGCGAAAGCGACTTCGCCGCAGTGGCCGTACGCAATCGGGACCATGCGCGCGACAATAAATTTGCGCATCTGCCACTCGAGATCAGCGTGCAGGATGTGCTGTCGTCGCCGATGATTTCGACGCCATATCACCGGCTGGACTGCTCGCCGCTGAGCGATGGCGCGGCCTGCCTCATTGTCGGGCGCGGCGCGGGTCTGCCACACGCTGGTCGCGATCGTGCCCGGCTGGTCGGCATGGGTGCGGCCAATGACCGCGTCCGTCTGGGCGAGCGGACTGACCCTGGATATTTCGGTGCCAAGCAGATTGCTGCGGCGCGCGCGATTGGCAGCGCCGGCGGGGCACTCTCCGACATCGATATCGCCGAAGTCTATGACAGCTATTCTGGTGCGCAGTTACAGGCCATCGAAGCCCTTGGGCTGAGCGACCAGTTGCTCGCGGATGAACGCGCGGGACGCTTTGGCGCGCAGGGCAGTCTGCCGGTCAATCTCTCCGGTGGGCTGCTGGGGCAGGGCGCTCCGGTCGGCGCAACCGGAGTGGCGCAGGTGCTCACCATCGCCCGCCAGCTCGAGGGCCGATATTGGGGACGCAGGCCTGACCGGACACCCCGCCGGGGATTGGTCGACACCCATGGCGGTATCGCCACGCTGTGCGCCGTCAGCATTGTGGAGGCACCATGAAACGCCAGATGGTTTTGGACTACACGTTGGTCTTTGGCGCCTTGGCGCCCTATGCCGAGGCGGTACGGGCTGGCGAGGCGTTGGCCAGTGTCTGCCAGCACTGCGGCCACACCGCATTCCCCGCCCGCATCGTCTGTCCGCAATGCACCGGCAACGTCATCGCCTGGAAGAAGCTTTCGGGTCGCGCCCGGATTTTGCAGCGCACAGCGGGGCCGGAACAGACGTTTGCGCTGGTCCAGTTCGACGGCGCAGAGACCCGCTCAATCGTGCGGCTGCACGCAATTGATCCTCACCTGTCACACGGGCGGCTGATCGCCCCGCACGATGAACTCATTGGCTTGTGGCTCGGCGCCGATGCGCCTGATGCCAGAAAGGAAGACTAGATGCTGAACGACCTGAATACCGAGGAACTCGCCAAAATTGGTCTTGTGCGCGGCGAAACAGGCCTGTCGATCAGCGTGCCCGATGATGCCAACATCTATGCAATGACGGTGGGGGCGCAACTGGCCGCGGGCAATGGCGAACGCCTTGCCATGATCTTTGAGCAGGCCGATGGCGTCACGCGCTGGACCTTCAACCAGATCGACCAGGCAGCCACCGCTCTGGCGGCGCACCTGCGCGGGCTGGGCCTTGGGCGCGGCAGCCTCGTCGCGCTGCATACCGGCAATCGCCCGGAAACCGCGATCGCCCATATGGCGATCTGCAAGCTTGGTGGCACGGCCGTCACCCTGTCCCAGCTCTATGGCCCCGATGCCCTCAGCCATGCGCTCAATCACAGCGAAGCCAAATGCCTGCTGACCATAGAAAAGGCCTGGGCGCCGCTGCGCGGTACGGCGGCCGCAGACTTCACCCATATCGAACATGTGCTGGTGGCAGGCTCGGCAGGGCCCGAGGCAGATCTGACCGACATTCTGACCGGTCCGGCGCCTGCCGATTTCGTGCCGGATCTGACCGGCGCCAATGACCCGGCCCTGCTGATGTATACCTCCGGGTCAACCGGCATGCCCAAGGGCATCCTGCATGGTCATCGGGTACTGGCTTCATACCGGCCCTCGATCAATCTGTTCTTCAACCTCGCGCTTGAGGACGAAGATGCGGTGTATTTCTCACCGTCCGACTGGGCCTGGGTCGGCGGCTTGCTGGACATGCTGTTTCCCGCCTGGATGGCAGGCCGCCCGGTAGCGACGGCCGAGTCACGGTTCAAGGCCGACTGGGCCTATGATTTCATGGCGCGCCACAAGGTCACCCACACATTCCTGCCCCCGACCGCGATCAAGCGGCTGGCCGACACTGAAAACCCGCGCGGCAAGCATGACCTGTCACTGCGTGTCATTTGCACAGGCGGCGAGGCCTTGGCGGCTGAAACGCTAACCTGGGTGGAGCGTGAACTGGGCGCCGTGTGCAACGAGTTCTACGGCATGACTGAGGTCAACCACCTGATCGGCAATTGTCAGGCCATGTACCCCCGTCGTCCCGGTTCGATGGGCGTTGCTTATCCGGGGCATGATGTCCGGCTGGTCGACGACAATGGTGTGGAAGTGGCGCGCGGCGAGGAGGGCGAGATCGTCACTCGGGCCGACGCCCCGACCCGATATCTGGGTTATCTTAAGAATGCCGAGAAGGAATCTGAACTGCGTCTGGGCGAATGGATGCGGACCTATGATCTGGCCGTACGTGATGCCGATGGCTATTTCTGGTACAAGGGCCGCAGCGATGACTTGATTAAGTCATCTGGTTTCCGCATTGGCCCCGCCGAAATCGAGGAATGCCTCATCGGCCATCCTGCGATTGCTGAAGCCGCTGTTGTCGGTAAGCCCGACAAGGATCGCGGCAGCATCATCAAGGCCTTCGTGCAGTTGGCGCGTGGCTTTGAGCCCTCCGACGAACTCACCGAACAATTGCGCGACCATGTGCGCAGCCGGCTGGCGCCCTACAAGGCACCGCGCGAAATCGCCTATGTCGAGGGCTTCGACATGACGTCGTCGGGGAAAATCAACCGCAAGAAGCTCCGTTTAGCAGAAATCGACGCCCAAGAGCATTGACGCCGCCAATTGGTACATACTAATCTGTAGCTATCAATTTGGAGGTCCCATGAAGTTCGGTATCCATGCAGGCCTTTGGCAACGCGCCTGGAGCGATGATCCAGCGCCGATCATGCGGCAAGCCAAAAGTCTTGGCTTTGACGGGGTCGAGCTTTCCCTGCTCGGTGTCGGTTTGACAGATGCGGCAGCGCTCCGGACCTTGTCTGGCGAGCTTGATCTGGCGTTGACCTGCTCGACAGGTCTGGGCGCTGGCGATGACCCTGGCTCGGCGGATCCCGAGCGTCGCGCTGCAGCGATTGCGACGCTGACCAATGCTGTGCGCACGGCGGGTGCAATGGGCGCGGGCAATCTCTCCGGAGTGGTCGCCAGTCCCTGGGGTTACTACGAGCCGGCGCGCAAGGCCGAACGTGCGAAGTACGCCGCGGAATCCCTGGCCAAGCTTGACTCGATATTACGTGAAGAGGGCGTCGTTATGGGGATCGAGGCGCTCAACCGCTTTGAGTCCGATCTGACCAATACCGCCGCCGAGACGCAGGCGATTGCCGTTGCCACTGGCAGCCAGAACATCGGCGTTCTGCTCGACACATTTCACATGAATGTCGAAGAAAAATCACCGCCAGCGGCCATCGTCGCGACCGGTAAGTCACTGGTGCATTTTCACATTTCCGATAACGATCGCGGCGTGCCGGGCTCCGGCCATTACGACTTCAAGACGACCGCGCAGGCGCTGAGCCAGATCGGTTACACCGGTTGGGTGATGGCCGAAATGTTCGTCACCGCGGGCAATCCCAATAGTGCGGACGTCAATATCTGGCGCAACATTGAAGCGGATCCGACCGAGGCAGCGCGAGCCACGTTGTCATTCATGCAAAGGATTTTTTCCTGATGACTGTGGCACAACAGTATTTTACGCGGCTGCTGGCCAGCATCACCGCCCGCAAGGATGAGCTCAATGCGCTTGATGCGGCCTTGGGCGATGGCGATCACGGTACCACTATGGTCCGCGGGCTGACCAAGGCGGCACAGGCCGAGCCGGGTCTGGGTGCCAAGGCTTTCATGCGCGCCTCTGGCGGGGCGGCCGGGACGCTGTTCGGACTGGTGCTCGTTGCCATCGAGCGGCACCTGGATTCCGGGGCAGATCTGGCGGCCGAGCTTGCGCTGGCCGAAGCGCGCATTTGCGATCTGGGTCAGGTCAAGCCGGGCGACAAGAGCATGATTGACGCGCTGACACCCGCTGTTGCGGCTCTGAAAAGCAGCGGTCTGGACGCCGCCATCGAAGTGGCGCGGCATGGGTGTGAGGCCACCATTGTGCTCGAGGCGCGCCGCGGACGCGCTCAATATGTCGAAGGCAAGGGCAGGGGCCATCAGGACCCTGGCGCGACATCGATCGTGATCTTGTTTGAAGTTCTGCGCCAAACCCAGGAAAACCTATGACCAAGCTCTTCAACAGCCAGGAGACGATGGTCGACGATATGATCGACGGCTTTGTTTCCGCGTTTCCCCAGGTCAAAAGGGGGCAAATCGATCCGCGTGTCGTCGTCCGCAGCCGGGCACGTAAGGACCCCGACCAGAAGGTCACCGTGCTGATCGGCAATGGATCGGGCCACGAGCCAATCGCCATGGGATTTGTCGGTCAGGGCCTGCTCGACGCCAATGTGGTTGGCGACGTCTTCGCCGCTCCTTCGGCTGATCTCATTCTGGACGGTATTCGCGAAGTGAACGGGGCGGCCGGTACGCTGCTGTTGATCTCGCAGCACTCAGGCGACGTGATCAATGGCCGTGCCGCGATCATGCTCGCTGACGACGAGAAGCTGAACGCCCGGGCGCTGCTGATGTATGACGATGTCGCCTCGGCGCCGCCAGAACGGCGGCAGGATCGGCGCGGCGCGCCCGGCACCATGTTTATCTACAAGATCGTCGGCGCCGCCGCTGAAGCTGGGCTGGACCTTGATGGCCTGATGGCGCTGGGCGAAGCGGTGCGTGATCGCACGGTGAGCCTTTCGGCGGCCATCTCTCCTGGTATCTCGCCATTGACCGGCAAGCCCATGTTCAAATTGCCGGAAGGTGAAATCTTCATCGGCATGGGCGTGCATGGTGAGCCTGGTGCAGGCCGCATGCCGCATGGGCCGGTCGACAGACTGGTCGAGACCATCGTCGACAAGCTGCTGCAGGATCGCCCCATCGCTGCGGGCGGACGCGCCGCCGTCATCATCAATGGCATGGGCGGCACCACCCTGATGGAGCTCTACACCATCTGGAACGAGACGAGCAAAGCGCTGGCCGTGCGCGGGATCACCGCGATTGCGCCAATGGTAGGAAGCTTTGTCACCACCCAGGAAATGGGTGGCTTCTCCATCTCGCTGCTCGAGCCAACTGAACAGATGCTGGACTACTGGTGTGAACCCTCCGACAGCCCGGCCTTCCCCAAAGTTTCACTGCTGACCCAGGAGGCACTGTCGTGATGCCCGCTCCTTTCAAATCCCAAGAGCTCATCCACGGCGTGGCCGTTGACCAAGGCAGTGGTCTGGCGGCGGCAATTGCCGCAGCTCGTGGCGCTGATGCACGCGATGATGACCTCAAGACCTTCAAGCGGATCGTTGTAGAAACGGCCAGTCCCTTGGCGACGACCCTGCTGGTCGACTCCAATTACGGACCCCAATTGCTCCCACACATGGCGCCATCCTGCATTCCGATGCTGGCGTTTGAAGCCGATGTTTATCACATCGCTGATGAGGACCGGATCACCCGCTTGCCCGATGATCTGAGCGTGGAACAGTTTCCCGCTCTTGGCGCACCAGTACTAAAATTCTTCCTGTATTACGGTCCAAACGATCCTGCCGAACTGAACCAGCGTAAGTTCGATCTGGTGCGCTCGATCGGTGACCGATGTCGCGCACAGGGCACTACCTTCCTGTTCGAACCCATCGTCTATGATCGCGCTATATCGGATGGCACATCGACGGAATTCGCGCTGCTCAAGCCCAGCCTCGTGCGCCGGGCCGTCGAGGATTTCGTCAATCCTGATTACAAGATCGACATTCTCAAGATCGAAATTCCGGTCACCCTGGATTTCGTCGAGGACTTCGGAACGGCAGCAATGAGCCGCCGTGACGCCGAAGCGGCAATAGTGGATGTTTCCAATGCCGCTGGTGACATGCCGTTCCTCTATCTGAGCGCTGGCGTCACATTCGAGCGCTTTATCGAGGGCCTGTCGTTCTGTAAATCCAGCTCGGGCAAGGCGGCGGGCTTCATGTGTGGGCGGGCCCTGTGGAGTGATGCCATCGGCGTTTTTGGCGCTGATGGCGGCAGCGCCATGGCCAAGTGGATGGAAACAACAGGCCGTGACCGGCTGGCCCGCATGGGCGAGGCCATTGCATGACCTTGCTGGCCCTTAACCCGGACGTTTCAGCCTTTCTGAACGCAGTTCAGGGACTGCGCATCGGTGCCGAACAGGTGCAGGCACGCCAAACCATCA from Devosia litorisediminis harbors:
- a CDS encoding MFS transporter — its product is MLGADGVLWGTKLDAVTRHGAAQLLLWSAFYYQLPALLPHMTGGELSFSGISGAVTAAILVWAVLIPVAGRLVDHGHGVVMMRLGGALGVALLVLMTVVPYASVPLVIVALGVPMAATLYDPCFAILLRTTGLDASRAITTVTLVAGLATLLSFPLVMLIAAAWPWQGVVLVFAAIAALGVASIPGQANAQASVLSAPASPEKPPHRTRFDVALIAVPFGLAMFTHAALLFLLPLALLKVSSDNSWALYLPAILGPAQIAGRLLWRRLAPRSQPKSAANAMFALLLLPPLILLVAQSHWMGVLLALLVQGGLYGIHTVLRPLVAASVLPLSSLGQTLGSIATIGLLMMAAAPALGGVMMQNLGYQGLIASLLAVNLAALGFAVFGQFESHGRARWTQS
- a CDS encoding thiolase family protein, whose protein sequence is MDPVIIAGGAMTPFNRRKDGSSWRDWARQAFEAALADANLERSDIDALVVASESDFFTLQLNPASVLADDLALFGKPVMRVEGGGASGHLAVQAAVMQVLSGQAARVAVLGVEALAAHLPGTTVSALYGLSFDAWTDGMTGVDSTALYALSALAFQERTGASESDFAAVAVRNRDHARDNKFAHLPLEISVQDVLSSPMISTPYHRLDCSPLSDGAACLIVGRGAGLPHAGRDRARLVGMGAANDRVRLGERTDPGYFGAKQIAAARAIGSAGGALSDIDIAEVYDSYSGAQLQAIEALGLSDQLLADERAGRFGAQGSLPVNLSGGLLGQGAPVGATGVAQVLTIARQLEGRYWGRRPDRTPRRGLVDTHGGIATLCAVSIVEAP
- a CDS encoding Zn-ribbon domain-containing OB-fold protein, which codes for MKRQMVLDYTLVFGALAPYAEAVRAGEALASVCQHCGHTAFPARIVCPQCTGNVIAWKKLSGRARILQRTAGPEQTFALVQFDGAETRSIVRLHAIDPHLSHGRLIAPHDELIGLWLGADAPDARKED
- a CDS encoding AMP-binding protein, producing the protein MLNDLNTEELAKIGLVRGETGLSISVPDDANIYAMTVGAQLAAGNGERLAMIFEQADGVTRWTFNQIDQAATALAAHLRGLGLGRGSLVALHTGNRPETAIAHMAICKLGGTAVTLSQLYGPDALSHALNHSEAKCLLTIEKAWAPLRGTAAADFTHIEHVLVAGSAGPEADLTDILTGPAPADFVPDLTGANDPALLMYTSGSTGMPKGILHGHRVLASYRPSINLFFNLALEDEDAVYFSPSDWAWVGGLLDMLFPAWMAGRPVATAESRFKADWAYDFMARHKVTHTFLPPTAIKRLADTENPRGKHDLSLRVICTGGEALAAETLTWVERELGAVCNEFYGMTEVNHLIGNCQAMYPRRPGSMGVAYPGHDVRLVDDNGVEVARGEEGEIVTRADAPTRYLGYLKNAEKESELRLGEWMRTYDLAVRDADGYFWYKGRSDDLIKSSGFRIGPAEIEECLIGHPAIAEAAVVGKPDKDRGSIIKAFVQLARGFEPSDELTEQLRDHVRSRLAPYKAPREIAYVEGFDMTSSGKINRKKLRLAEIDAQEH
- a CDS encoding sugar phosphate isomerase/epimerase family protein, encoding MKFGIHAGLWQRAWSDDPAPIMRQAKSLGFDGVELSLLGVGLTDAAALRTLSGELDLALTCSTGLGAGDDPGSADPERRAAAIATLTNAVRTAGAMGAGNLSGVVASPWGYYEPARKAERAKYAAESLAKLDSILREEGVVMGIEALNRFESDLTNTAAETQAIAVATGSQNIGVLLDTFHMNVEEKSPPAAIVATGKSLVHFHISDNDRGVPGSGHYDFKTTAQALSQIGYTGWVMAEMFVTAGNPNSADVNIWRNIEADPTEAARATLSFMQRIFS
- a CDS encoding DAK2 domain-containing protein yields the protein MTVAQQYFTRLLASITARKDELNALDAALGDGDHGTTMVRGLTKAAQAEPGLGAKAFMRASGGAAGTLFGLVLVAIERHLDSGADLAAELALAEARICDLGQVKPGDKSMIDALTPAVAALKSSGLDAAIEVARHGCEATIVLEARRGRAQYVEGKGRGHQDPGATSIVILFEVLRQTQENL
- a CDS encoding dihydroxyacetone kinase subunit DhaK → MTKLFNSQETMVDDMIDGFVSAFPQVKRGQIDPRVVVRSRARKDPDQKVTVLIGNGSGHEPIAMGFVGQGLLDANVVGDVFAAPSADLILDGIREVNGAAGTLLLISQHSGDVINGRAAIMLADDEKLNARALLMYDDVASAPPERRQDRRGAPGTMFIYKIVGAAAEAGLDLDGLMALGEAVRDRTVSLSAAISPGISPLTGKPMFKLPEGEIFIGMGVHGEPGAGRMPHGPVDRLVETIVDKLLQDRPIAAGGRAAVIINGMGGTTLMELYTIWNETSKALAVRGITAIAPMVGSFVTTQEMGGFSISLLEPTEQMLDYWCEPSDSPAFPKVSLLTQEALS
- a CDS encoding tagatose 1,6-diphosphate aldolase; the encoded protein is MPAPFKSQELIHGVAVDQGSGLAAAIAAARGADARDDDLKTFKRIVVETASPLATTLLVDSNYGPQLLPHMAPSCIPMLAFEADVYHIADEDRITRLPDDLSVEQFPALGAPVLKFFLYYGPNDPAELNQRKFDLVRSIGDRCRAQGTTFLFEPIVYDRAISDGTSTEFALLKPSLVRRAVEDFVNPDYKIDILKIEIPVTLDFVEDFGTAAMSRRDAEAAIVDVSNAAGDMPFLYLSAGVTFERFIEGLSFCKSSSGKAAGFMCGRALWSDAIGVFGADGGSAMAKWMETTGRDRLARMGEAIA